A genomic stretch from Alosa sapidissima isolate fAloSap1 chromosome 3, fAloSap1.pri, whole genome shotgun sequence includes:
- the tmem100a gene encoding transmembrane protein 100, producing the protein MPEELSKDTMRVPAARDRILAEKTNNNESAPVPVSTTGVSVPLVNEVQLTAATGGAELSCYRCTVPFGVVILIAGIVVTVVAYSFNSHGSTISYFGLVLLSFGLVLLGSSAICWKVRMERKKERRRESQTVLVTNHRSLFA; encoded by the coding sequence ATGCCAGAGGAACTCTCCAAAGACACAATGAGAGTGCCTGCAGCCAGAGATCGCATTCTAGCAGAGAAGACCAACAATAATGAAAGCGCCCCTGTGCCTGTCAGTACCACAGGAGTTTCAGTGCCCCTGGTCAATGAAGTCCAGCTCACTGCAGCCACTGGTGGGGCGGAACTTTCCTGCTACCGCTGCACGGTACCGTTTGGAGTGGTCATTCTGATTGCCGGGATTGTGGTCACTGTAGTGGCATACAGCTTTAACTCGCATGGGTCCACAATATCCTACTTCGGACTGGTGCTTCTGTCGTTCGGCCTGGTACTCTTGGGCTCCAGCGCCATATGCTGGAAGGTGAGgatggagaggaagaaggagcgGCGAAGGGAAAGTCAGACGGTGCTGGTGACCAACCACAGAAGCCTCTTTGCATGA